One window of Pectobacterium carotovorum genomic DNA carries:
- the cyoB gene encoding cytochrome o ubiquinol oxidase subunit I → MFGKLTLDAVPYHEPIIMVTVAAIIVGGLALLAAITYFGKWKWLWAEWFTSVDHKKIGIMYIIVGLVMMIRGFADAIMMRGQQVLASAGQEGFLNAHHYDQIFTAHGVIMIFFVATPFVVGLMNLAVPLQIGARDVAFPFLNSLSFWLFVAGVVLINLSLGVGEFAQTGWVAYPPLSGKEYSPGVGVDYWIWSLQISGVGTTLTGVNFFATILKMRAPGMTLMKMPVFTWTALCTNVLIIAAFPILTVTIALLTLDRYLGTHFFTNDMGGNMMMYINLIWAWGHPEVYILVLPIFGVYSEVVATFCKKRLFGYTSLVWATIAITVLSFIVWLHHFFTMGSGANVNAFFGIATMIISIPTGVKIFNWLFTMYQGRIQSHSTMLWTTGFIITFTIGGMTGVLLAVPGANFVLHNSLFLIAHFHNVIIGGVVFGCFAGITYWFPKAFGFTLNETWGKRAFWFWIIGFFVAFMPLYILGFMGMTRRLSQQINPEFHALLVVASIGAVLIGIGVLCQVIQFYVSIRDRHQNRDLTGDPWGGRTLEWATSSPAPFYNFAIVPHINDRDAFWEAKEKGEAYKRPASYEDIHMPKNTGAGVIISAFSLVFGFAMIWHIWWLAIAGFAGMIVTWIVHSFNQDVDYYVPVKEIEQIENQNFDQLSKAGVKHVN, encoded by the coding sequence ATGTTCGGAAAACTTACACTCGATGCGGTTCCATATCACGAACCCATTATTATGGTCACCGTGGCGGCGATCATCGTTGGCGGCCTTGCGCTGCTGGCGGCAATAACCTATTTCGGTAAGTGGAAATGGCTGTGGGCCGAATGGTTCACCTCTGTCGACCACAAGAAAATCGGTATCATGTACATCATCGTCGGTCTGGTGATGATGATTCGTGGTTTTGCCGATGCCATCATGATGCGCGGCCAGCAGGTGCTTGCTTCTGCCGGACAAGAAGGCTTTCTAAACGCTCACCACTACGATCAGATTTTCACCGCGCACGGTGTCATCATGATCTTCTTCGTGGCGACGCCGTTTGTTGTTGGCCTGATGAACCTTGCGGTTCCTTTGCAGATTGGTGCACGTGACGTTGCTTTCCCCTTCCTGAACTCCCTTAGCTTCTGGCTGTTTGTGGCTGGTGTTGTCTTAATCAACCTTTCTCTCGGGGTGGGTGAGTTTGCGCAAACCGGCTGGGTGGCATATCCACCGCTTTCAGGGAAGGAGTACAGTCCCGGCGTCGGGGTCGATTACTGGATATGGAGTCTACAGATATCCGGTGTCGGTACTACGCTGACAGGGGTTAACTTCTTCGCCACCATTCTGAAGATGCGCGCACCTGGTATGACGCTGATGAAAATGCCAGTATTTACCTGGACGGCACTGTGTACCAACGTGCTGATCATCGCCGCATTCCCGATATTGACCGTTACCATTGCGCTGCTGACGCTTGACCGTTACCTCGGCACCCATTTCTTTACCAATGATATGGGTGGCAACATGATGATGTACATCAACCTGATTTGGGCATGGGGTCATCCTGAGGTTTACATTCTGGTGCTACCAATATTCGGTGTTTACTCCGAAGTAGTTGCCACCTTCTGTAAAAAACGTCTGTTTGGCTACACCTCACTGGTATGGGCAACCATTGCGATTACGGTTCTGTCGTTCATTGTTTGGCTGCACCACTTCTTTACCATGGGGTCCGGCGCAAACGTCAACGCCTTCTTTGGCATAGCCACCATGATTATTTCAATCCCGACCGGGGTTAAAATCTTCAACTGGCTGTTCACCATGTATCAAGGCCGTATTCAGTCTCACTCCACGATGCTGTGGACCACGGGCTTCATCATTACCTTCACCATTGGTGGGATGACCGGGGTTCTGCTGGCCGTGCCGGGGGCGAACTTCGTCCTGCATAACAGCCTGTTCCTGATTGCTCACTTCCACAACGTGATCATCGGCGGCGTCGTGTTCGGTTGCTTCGCGGGTATTACTTACTGGTTCCCGAAAGCCTTTGGCTTCACCCTGAACGAAACCTGGGGCAAACGCGCGTTCTGGTTCTGGATTATCGGCTTCTTTGTTGCCTTCATGCCGCTGTACATTCTTGGCTTCATGGGGATGACGCGCCGTCTGAGCCAGCAAATCAACCCTGAGTTCCACGCCTTGCTGGTTGTGGCCTCCATCGGTGCGGTTTTGATCGGTATCGGTGTGCTGTGTCAGGTTATTCAGTTCTACGTCAGTATCCGTGACCGTCACCAGAACCGCGATCTGACGGGCGACCCGTGGGGTGGACGTACGCTGGAGTGGGCAACCTCTTCTCCTGCACCGTTCTATAACTTCGCTATCGTGCCACACATCAACGATCGTGACGCATTCTGGGAAGCGAAAGAGAAAGGTGAAGCTTACAAGCGCCCTGCCAGCTATGAAGATATTCACATGCCGAAGAACACCGGCGCCGGTGTGATTATCTCCGCATTCAGCCTGGTATTCGGTTTTGCCATGATCTGGCATATCTGGTGGCTTGCCATCGCTGGCTTCGCTGGCATGATTGTGACCTGGATTGTGCATAGCTTTAATCAAGACGTGGATTACTACGTGCCGGTTAAAGAAATTGAGCAAATTGAGAATCAGAATTTTGATCAACTCAGTAAGGCAGGCGTGAAACATGTCAACTGA
- the cyoA gene encoding cytochrome o ubiquinol oxidase subunit II — MRLKKYNTIFGMLSLFAATALLSGCDMALMNPKGEIGLEQRSLILTAIGLMLIVVIPVIVMTIAFAWKFRASNEKAKYTPNWSHSNKIEAVVWTVPIIIIVILGTITWKTTHSLDPYKPLVSDVKPINVEVVSLDWKWLFVYPDLGIATVNELAFPANVPVAFKITSDSVMNSFFIPRLGGQIYAMAGMQTKLHLIANEPGKYDGISGGYSGKGFSGMKFTAIATPTQQEFDQWVANVRSSPKTLNTMDEFNALAKPSEFHPVEYFSSVQPDLFNNLIRKFTGSGMNMQHHGEGMKHDENMQHSEGMNMGEHGSHKGAEG, encoded by the coding sequence ATGAGACTCAAGAAATACAATACAATTTTTGGGATGCTGTCTTTATTTGCAGCCACTGCTTTGCTGAGCGGTTGCGATATGGCGCTGATGAACCCCAAAGGAGAGATCGGGTTAGAGCAAAGATCGTTAATACTGACTGCCATCGGGCTGATGTTGATCGTTGTGATTCCCGTTATCGTTATGACGATAGCTTTTGCCTGGAAGTTTCGTGCTTCCAATGAAAAGGCAAAATATACCCCGAACTGGTCACACTCCAATAAGATAGAAGCTGTAGTTTGGACTGTACCAATTATCATTATCGTCATTCTTGGCACGATTACCTGGAAGACGACCCACTCGCTTGATCCCTATAAGCCACTGGTGTCAGACGTCAAACCTATCAATGTCGAAGTTGTTTCGCTTGATTGGAAATGGCTGTTTGTTTACCCGGATCTAGGTATCGCGACGGTTAACGAACTGGCTTTCCCTGCCAACGTGCCTGTTGCGTTCAAGATCACATCCGACTCCGTGATGAACTCCTTCTTCATCCCTCGTCTTGGTGGACAAATCTATGCCATGGCCGGAATGCAGACGAAGCTCCACCTGATCGCTAACGAACCGGGCAAATATGACGGTATCTCTGGCGGCTATAGTGGTAAAGGCTTCTCTGGTATGAAGTTCACCGCGATTGCTACGCCAACTCAACAAGAGTTCGACCAGTGGGTTGCGAACGTTCGGTCGTCCCCTAAGACACTGAATACCATGGATGAATTCAACGCTTTGGCTAAACCAAGTGAATTCCATCCTGTCGAATACTTCTCCAGTGTCCAGCCGGATTTGTTTAATAATCTTATTCGCAAATTCACAGGCAGCGGCATGAACATGCAACATCATGGTGAAGGCATGAAGCACGACGAAAACATGCAACACAGTGAGGGTATGAACATGGGCGAGCATGGCTCGCACAAAGGAGCCGAGGGATAA
- the ampG gene encoding muropeptide MFS transporter AmpG, whose translation MFSRIIALFSQRNSLFMLLLGFASGLPLALTSGTLQAWMTVENVDLKTIGFFSLVGQAYVFKFLWSPLMDRYTPPFLGRRRGWLILSQLLLIAAIIGMGFMNPARDLWWLAALAVLVAFCSASQDIVFDAYKTDLLPPEERGTGAATSVLGYRLAMLVSGGLALWMADRYFGWQATYWLMAGLMLIGVFATLLAPEPLNSQPAPRSMEQAIVAPLRDFFARNNAWLILLLIVLYKLGDAFAVSLTTTFLIRGVGFNAGDVGLVNKTLGLFATIVGAIYGGLLMQRLSLFRALMLFGILQAVSNAGYWLLAITAKSLFTMATAVFLENLCGGMGTAAFVALLMTLCNKSFSATQFALLSALAAVGRVYVGPIAGWFVESYGWAWFYLFSIFAALPGLAILLICRETLEFTQKTDTFQLRTNFQNYYKKALHMLGLGVIVLALWLMLLISNALEWSSLPLLAEYLLAAGGTLALLGIFFGSLLDYLSLRRASKSSVR comes from the coding sequence ATGTTTAGTCGCATCATTGCTTTATTCAGCCAACGTAATTCGCTTTTTATGCTGTTGCTTGGCTTCGCTTCCGGTTTACCACTGGCATTGACATCAGGCACATTGCAAGCTTGGATGACTGTCGAGAATGTCGATCTGAAAACCATTGGTTTTTTCTCTCTGGTTGGTCAAGCCTACGTATTCAAATTCCTGTGGTCCCCGCTGATGGACCGCTACACCCCACCGTTTCTCGGCAGACGCCGCGGCTGGCTGATTCTCAGTCAACTTCTGCTGATCGCTGCCATTATTGGTATGGGATTTATGAACCCGGCTCGCGATCTCTGGTGGCTGGCTGCGCTGGCGGTTCTGGTCGCGTTCTGCTCCGCGTCTCAGGATATTGTTTTTGATGCCTATAAGACGGATTTACTTCCTCCAGAAGAACGCGGTACGGGCGCAGCCACCTCAGTATTAGGTTATCGTCTGGCGATGCTGGTTTCTGGTGGACTGGCGTTGTGGATGGCCGATCGCTATTTCGGCTGGCAGGCCACCTATTGGTTAATGGCAGGACTCATGCTGATCGGTGTGTTCGCGACCCTGTTAGCACCGGAACCACTGAATAGCCAGCCAGCGCCACGCAGCATGGAACAAGCGATTGTTGCCCCCCTGCGCGACTTCTTTGCACGCAACAATGCTTGGCTCATTCTTCTGCTTATCGTGTTATACAAGCTCGGTGATGCCTTTGCGGTCAGCCTGACGACAACCTTCCTGATACGCGGCGTTGGTTTTAATGCTGGTGATGTCGGGCTGGTGAATAAGACGCTTGGACTCTTCGCCACCATCGTGGGAGCCATTTACGGCGGATTATTGATGCAGCGGCTCTCGTTGTTCAGAGCGCTGATGCTGTTTGGTATTCTTCAGGCCGTGTCCAACGCGGGATACTGGCTGCTGGCTATCACAGCCAAAAGTCTGTTCACCATGGCTACCGCTGTTTTTCTGGAAAACCTCTGCGGCGGTATGGGAACGGCTGCGTTTGTCGCACTATTGATGACGCTGTGTAATAAATCGTTTTCAGCCACACAGTTTGCTCTGCTTTCCGCCCTTGCCGCCGTCGGACGGGTTTACGTTGGCCCTATCGCAGGCTGGTTTGTCGAATCCTATGGCTGGGCATGGTTCTACCTGTTCTCGATTTTTGCCGCGTTACCGGGCCTGGCCATCCTGCTGATCTGCCGTGAGACGTTGGAGTTTACCCAGAAAACCGACACCTTTCAGTTACGCACAAACTTCCAGAACTATTACAAGAAAGCCTTACATATGTTGGGATTGGGTGTGATCGTGCTGGCATTGTGGCTCATGCTGCTGATCAGCAATGCGCTGGAATGGTCCTCATTGCCTCTGTTGGCAGAATACCTGCTCGCCGCAGGCGGTACGCTTGCTCTGCTGGGCATTTTCTTCGGTAGCTTGTTGGATTACCTGTCACTCAGGCGGGCGTCAAAATCGTCAGTACGCTAG
- a CDS encoding lipoprotein, translated as MLKKLFFPLLAVILLAGCAAKSNTLNITPKISVPSQDPTLMGVTISINGADQRADQALAKVNRDGQLITLTPSRDLRFLLQEALEKQMTARGYMIGASGPVALQIVVNHLYADVSEGNLRYNITTKADISIISQAANGNKQVKNYRSTYNVQGAFTANNENITNAVNTVLGDVINDMAQDTTVSGFIKENAR; from the coding sequence ATGTTAAAAAAATTATTTTTCCCTCTTCTGGCCGTAATTCTGCTTGCAGGATGTGCAGCAAAAAGCAACACCTTGAACATCACCCCAAAAATTAGCGTGCCTTCTCAGGATCCGACGCTGATGGGCGTAACGATTAGCATCAATGGTGCAGACCAGCGCGCCGATCAAGCTCTGGCGAAAGTGAATCGCGATGGCCAACTGATTACGCTGACACCTTCTCGCGATCTGCGTTTCCTGTTGCAAGAAGCGTTGGAAAAACAAATGACCGCACGCGGTTACATGATCGGAGCCAGTGGCCCAGTCGCCTTGCAGATCGTAGTAAACCACCTGTACGCTGATGTCTCCGAAGGCAACCTGCGCTACAACATCACCACCAAAGCGGATATTTCCATCATTTCTCAGGCGGCGAATGGCAACAAGCAGGTGAAGAACTACCGCTCAACCTATAATGTTCAGGGCGCGTTTACTGCCAATAACGAAAATATTACCAATGCCGTTAACACGGTGTTAGGCGATGTCATCAACGACATGGCGCAAGACACGACTGTAAGTGGCTTTATCAAAGAAAACGCCCGTTAA
- the bolA gene encoding transcriptional regulator BolA — protein MMRETIEDKLRVGFKPVHLEVTDESYRHNVPAGAESHFKVVLVSDKFTGERVIGRHRAVYAVLATELAGSVHALALHTYTAKEWTSLQNAVPSSPPCGGAGILS, from the coding sequence ATGATGCGTGAAACGATAGAAGACAAGCTGCGTGTGGGTTTTAAACCCGTTCATTTAGAAGTGACTGATGAGAGTTATCGTCACAACGTACCTGCGGGAGCAGAAAGCCATTTTAAAGTTGTGCTGGTCAGCGATAAATTCACGGGCGAACGCGTGATTGGGCGACATCGTGCGGTCTATGCCGTGTTGGCTACGGAGCTGGCAGGGTCAGTGCATGCGTTAGCGCTGCATACGTATACGGCAAAAGAGTGGACCAGTTTGCAAAATGCCGTCCCTTCTTCACCGCCTTGCGGTGGCGCTGGCATCCTTTCTTAA